The window GTGCCAGTGGTGGAGTTGGAACGGCGAGAGTGGCGTCGGCGTCCCCGAGGTATGTGGGTAGGACCACGGTGCTGCCGGCGGGACCGTTGACACGCCCCTCGATTCCACCGCCATCCCTTCATCAGCTCACACCCAGCACCAAACACAACCAAGGATTAAGTCACTAACAATCTTCTAGTAGAGAAGGAATCCATTTTCTACTTGGTCACGTTGTCTAAGAAGAAACAAGAAGGCCGAGGCAGGCCCCTTCTTTGTTTCTCTTGGAAGTGAGCACAGAGGAGAGTTGCAGGGAGAAGAACCAATGATAGGGACGTACCAGGTGGGGGGTGGTAGCCGTGGGCAGAGAGCGGCGTTGGAGTGGTGGGAGGAGAGGGGCGCAGGCTGCCGCGCTTCGCGCCCAGGGAAGCGAGGTTGCAGTTGGCACGGCGGCCGTTTATCATCGGCGCCGCGTCTTCGCACGCCTTTCGCGCCGCCTCTGGTTCCTTAAACGTCACCTGCTCACGTTTGTCCGTCGCTGCAGCTTCAGTTGCAAAGATGTGAATATAACCACACGAGCAAATAGGGAAAGGACGTACGAAGCCGTAGCCCTTGGATCGGCCGGTGGTCTTGTCGGAGATAATGACGGCCTCGAGGATGTCGCCGTACTTGTCGAAGTGCTCGCGGAGCGCCTCCTTCTGCGTCTCCCACGCAAGCCCACCGATGAACACTTTGGTCAGTGTCGTGTCGCCAAACGGCTGCCCCATCGATCTCCTCCTCCCAATACAAAGACTCCTTTCCCAGCTGCTGCTCGATCGATATCAGAACCCTTGCAGTTAGGAAGGGAGGAGAACGGTGGGAAAGAGGAGGAAAGAGGCTGTGTATATATAGAGGATCTTTCGGGGGTAGGACCGGGGACACGGTTTGCTGGTGCTCCAGCTCTTGGGGTAAAAGGATGCCGGTATGGTGAATCATATCCATAAGCGAGGTGGCGGGGAAGGCAGTGACATGGGATGGGAGGACAGCTCGGCCGAGCGGTCCTAGCAACGTGCATCCGCGTTGCTTTGACTAGAAAAGTTAGACCTTCAGACTAAATATGAATGTATTATCATTGCCACCCACCATTAGGAAGCTTGACAATCTATGCCCCGACATCTATCTTGTGCACAAAGAAGACACGTAGGCTGTCCTCGGTCATGATCCGCGGTGGGATACGCTTGCCTGTCTTCTTTGGTTCTGATATAAACATACAGTGAGATTTAATGACATTTAGAGTAAGAATTTAAACCAAACAAAAGAAGGCAGAAAAGGAATAACTCTTACTTCGATGTGAAGACGAGGCATTGCTGTTGGATTTTGTAGGGTGATGATCCGTGGTTCTTCGCAATCGTTTGCAGCAATGCAACgatgaaatgaaaaaaaattatggttttCCAGTAAGATGGAATCGGATTTATTTATTGCTTCTCGATAGCAGACGATTGAAACAAGCACACTGTACGCTGCTCTCTCATGATGCCTTCTCTGTGGCATGCTCAGCGGCCTTCCCTCGGAAACGAGCGACAAGATGAGCAGAGGAGTGCACCCAGGTAACCGACCGTGGGTTATACTTCTGCTAAATCCcctccgagtttaggagatataaTATGAATGCGTACAAAATAATTTATCggtaaatatttaataaaaccTAGCATTCTTTTGGTGCCAACGTCTCCGTTTTATACGCTCCATTCACGAAACGAAAAGATGCAGGAAACATTACGTTTTTCTATTATTCTATTCTTAATAAGTTCttgatatatttaaaattacAATTTTTTTTACTTCCTATGAGCCTGTGTTTTTCATTCTTTTTATCACCATGCCTGAAATGTACACTTCGAatcaaattgttttttttttgtccttAAGTATGCACCACATTGAAAACAACCTTGGTTGGACTTGAGCACCTTCGGCTAATGCAAAATTGACATTCAATAATCTCAATTAACTTGCCATATTAAGATGTCTTATGTAGGATGTAAGATTGCCATATTAATTTCGATAGCAAATTTCGGACCAACTCATGTCAATGCAAGCTCTTGCGTTTGGAGCCGTAGCAGCAAGGGCAAGTCTAGGAAGCCATGGGCCACCTAAAAACCCATCTGCAAATATTATAAGATTGCATGGCCCAAGCACGTGCAAACTGTCCAAGCGAATGACGACTGTAGCATTGCCCTCCAAATCCTCCGTCAGCGGCAGCAACATAAACAAAACGGATTCCACCCTAATAAATGACACAACAGGACAGCGAACGGGAAGAAAGGCCGTGACGCAAACGTCATCCAAACCTCCTAAGAACGGCAGATGGTGTGAAGCAGCTAGAACCTCCAAGTGGGCCACATCAATGCAAAACTTGTGTTCCGTTTGCTCCTGTTTCGATCTTTCTTTATTCCCAATTCCTTCTCTCCCACCGGTTCTAACGTGGACGGCAAAATCTACAGAAAGGTGGGACGGACGGATACGACTTATCATTATTCTTCTGGCCTCTGTGATCTGGTCATTATGGACAAGGGTGAAGGTTGGAGAGAGTCTCGTGCGCTGGCCTTTGAAGATGAGCTGGTGAAcaggtactctctctctctttctctctctctctctctcaagacgAGCAGGTTTATAAACTAGTAGTTAAAAAGTGGCGGTGGTTCACTTAACCATGTGGTGCGGAGTCCACCGCTATTCGGAGGCCGTATGCATATTAGTACTCCATGTTAGCTTTAGTTTTAGTTTTGTTTATTTGTTTAGGTCACAATAAACAATGGTCTAAGATTAACAAATTTGGCTGATAACTACATGATTCACTGCATGCGTACCAAACAACTTATTAACTCTAGGTGAATACGAGACATCAGCGTATGGCACATCCGTGACAAGCTGATTGATTCCAGTGACCCTATGAACTCCTGAGCACATGCCCTACATGTGCAGTGAACCCTTTTAACTGTACGAAGTAAAATACCATCGACCCTATCGCAACAAGTCCATCAACCAAGTCTGGAATAATGTGGATGAAAACCATGCTACCGGGTAACGGCGCCACGCCACACTGAGATCCACAGTTTGGGACTCCGACATGATTAGTTGTCGGCCGCACAAAGTTTCTGACAATCTAACAAAACACGGCTCGAACAGATCTAACAGAACATGGTTTCCCTGCACTGCCGACGCCCAGCTACATGCTCCAACTTGACTCGGCTCGACCAAGTTCCTTCTTGAATTGTCTCCAACTTGTAGATGTTCATGCCACCTGTAGCTACAGCAATCGATGTATTCCTTGATCATTTGAGCAAAAGTGTGACGCGATCAATTGCGTTGCTCATCAAACCATGTGAGGACGCATGGTTTACGTATCGGCAGTGGTCGTGTTTTGTGTATAGTGCTCAATTGTTGGTTCAGTAAAAGGGCGCTAAAATAGTGAGCTGTTCAGGCTATACATCTAGGTCAGGTACTTTAGGGAAACCACCTAATGTTTGGAGAAATCAATACACCCTTAcataaaaagagaaggaaaagaaaaaaaaccccTTAGATGTGATTTGCTATGTGATTTGTATAGGTGTGACATCCCTTAATTGTTGGGATTAGAATCATCAATTGTTATTTCATTATAACTTTAACACTTCTACTAATTAGGCTATATGATTGGTATAGTTGTGACATCCCTTAATTGTTGGGATTACAATAATCGATTGTGATTTCCTTATACCACTTTATGAGCTGAAACACTTAAACCAATTAGGCCAAGGATAGCCACTTCTACAAAAGAAAGCTGCTCCCAGTAAGGCTTTTAATTAGAAAACAGAACCAGAAGTATTCAACCATGCCTTCTGCTAGACTACATAGGCCACAAACAAAAGTAGATACATGGTAAGAAGACCATCCTTCAAGCAAGGGTTTCAACACAAACAAGATTGATAATGCTTCTAGCTTGATTAAGAGTCAGAATAGTGGAGCTAGAATGTGTCtcctaaaaaaaatatattcaatcAATCATACTATTCTGACTCAATTGTGTAATGATAGAGTGACTTAAACTTAACATGTGAAACTGAAATTTatcaaagatatatatttttgtaaTTATTTTAGGACTACGACAAGGTTCCAGCACAAGATCCTTCATGCTGATACTTTAATTAATGTCATTGCATCAAAAAGCTTAGGAGCCATGATCTATTGATTTGTATCCTTAACAGTCTCAACCTAGATTGCACTTATTGTTTGATCACAATTAAGTTAGTCCACAAGGTGTGATCGACCACTACTAGATGATTATTTTAATTGAAAGAAAGGTATATAATATTAGAAGTAAGATCTGAAGGCCTAAAGGTGAAGCCAAATGAACAGACCCGCGAGGCCTAAAGGTGAAGCCAAATGAACTAGTAGTTAGTGAGTTGTTCTCTGATCAGTAAGATCGTTTTGTTCCCTATGCACAGACAACTAGGACTAAGACGCACTTCGATCTCCAACCAGCTGTTGACCTCAACATGATCATCACTTCAAGCACCCACAGTAAATATCACATTTTATAATCCACTAACCAAGAAAGAGTATTAAAAAAATGTCAAAGAACACTGGAAAATCTTAATCTATTGAACTATTTTATTCAAAGCTATGAATTAGAGCAGTTTCCAGAACTAATTCATGCCTTTGTATAAGAGTAACAAATCGTATCAGAAAGAGGAGTACCTGGTAGTTCCCATTGATACCAGGATGAGATCCCTCCCC of the Musa acuminata AAA Group cultivar baxijiao chromosome BXJ2-10, Cavendish_Baxijiao_AAA, whole genome shotgun sequence genome contains:
- the LOC135625641 gene encoding probable RNA-binding protein ARP1 isoform X2, whose amino-acid sequence is MGQPFGDTTLTKVFIGGLAWETQKEALREHFDKYGDILEAVIISDKTTGRSKGYGFVTFKEPEAARKACEDAAPMINGRRANCNLASLGAKRGSLRPSPPTTPTPLSAHGYHPPPGMAVESRGVSTVPPAAPWSYPHTSGTPTPLSPFQLHHWHGVLPFYDAAAYGYPPNYVTDLGYNAFDEQKLGNIGGGRYFQGQFPYPAQGGIVVPNGMMPIYPLYHLQYHQGMGVHYSHCFPTTNAATGAAMTTIPTIAKPTTVPPPITAGMERVSGGSHMVE
- the LOC135625641 gene encoding probable RNA-binding protein ARP1 isoform X1; translated protein: MGQPFGDTTLTKVFIGGLAWETQKEALREHFDKYGDILEAVIISDKTTGRSKGYGFVTFKEPEAARKACEDAAPMINGRRANCNLASLGAKRGSLRPSPPTTPTPLSAHGYHPPPGMAVESRGVSTVPPAAPWSYPHTSGTPTPLSPFQLHHWHGVLPFYDAAAYGYPPNYVTDLGYNAFDEQKLGNIGGGRYFQGQFPYPAQGGIVVPNGMMPIYPLYHLQYHQGMGVHYSHCFPTTNAATGAAMTTIPTIAKPTTVPPPITAVCVGMERVSGGSHMVE